Proteins from one Elgaria multicarinata webbii isolate HBS135686 ecotype San Diego chromosome 3, rElgMul1.1.pri, whole genome shotgun sequence genomic window:
- the NDEL1 gene encoding nuclear distribution protein nudE-like 1 isoform X2, which yields MDCEEIPEFSSPEEETAYWKELSLKYKQSFQEAREELAEFQEGSRELEAELEAQLVQAEQRNRDLQADNQRLKQEVETLKEKLEHQYAQNYKQVSMLEDDLGQTRAIKDQLHKYVRELEQSNDDLERAKRATIVSLEDFEQRLNQAIERNAFLESELDDKESLLVSVQRLKDEARDLRQELAVRERQQEVTRKSAPSSPTLDCEKMDSAVQASLSLPATPVGKSCENSFPSPKAIPNGFGTSPLTPSARISALNIVGDLLRKVGALESKLAACRNFAKDQATRKSYVSGNINSSMINSNGMKFCHSGHTTFYDKAAVNGFDQGPPPGLGGSRPSSAPGMLPLSV from the exons ATGGACTGTGAAGAAATCCCAGAGTTTTCAAGTCCAGAGGAGGAAACAGCGTACTGGAAGGAGTTGTCTTTGAAGTATAAACAAAG TTTCCAGGAGGCCCGTGAAGAGCTGGCAGAATTTCAAGAGGGCAGCAGAGAACtggaagcagagttggaagcccAGCTGGTACAGGCTGAACAGAGGAACCGAGACTTGCAAGCGGACAACCAAAGATTGAAGCAGGAAGTGGAAACTTTAAAG GAGAAGCTTGAGCATCAGTATGCACAGAACTACAAGCAAGTGTCAATGTTGGAAGATGACTTGGGCCAGACACGGGCAATTAAAGACCAGCTGCATAAATATGTGAGAGAGCTAGAGCAATCCAATGATGACCTCGAGCGTGCTAAAAG GGCCACAATTGTTTCCTTGGAAGACTTTGAACAAAGGCTAAATCAGGCCATAGAGAGAAATGCCTTTCTGGAAAGTGAGCTGGATGACAAGGAATCTCTGCTAGTTTCTGTACAAAGGCTGAAGGATGAAGCAAGAG ATTTAAGGCAAGAATTAGCAGTACGGGAAAGACAACAGGAAGTAACCCGCAAGTCAGCTCCTAGTTCCCCAACGCTCGACTGTGAGAAGATGGATTCAGCTGTCCAAGCTTCACTCTCACTGCCAGCAACACCTGTTGGGAAAAGCTGTGAGAACAGCTTTCCTTCTCCAAAAG CTATTCCCAATGGCTTTGGTACCAGTCCTCTTACTCCATCTGCCAGGATATCTGCTCTCAACATCGTGGGTGATCTCCTAAGGAAAGTGGGG GCTTTGGAATCCAAATTAGCTGCTTGTAGAAACTTTGCAAAGGACCAGGCAACACGGAAATCTTATGTTTCAGGGAACATAAACAGTAGCATGATCAACAGCAATGGCATGAAGTTCTGTCATTCAGGACATACGACATTCTACGACAAAGC GGCAGTCAACGGCTTTGATCAAGGCCCGCCACCAGGTCTAGGAGGGTCCAGACCATCGTCAGCACCAGGCATGCTCCCTCTGAGCGTATGA
- the NDEL1 gene encoding nuclear distribution protein nudE-like 1 isoform X3: MDCEEIPEFSSPEEETAYWKELSLKYKQSFQEAREELAEFQEGSRELEAELEAQLVQAEQRNRDLQADNQRLKQEVETLKEKLEHQYAQNYKQVSMLEDDLGQTRAIKDQLHKYVRELEQSNDDLERAKRATIVSLEDFEQRLNQAIERNAFLESELDDKESLLVSVQRLKDEARDLRQELAVRERQQEVTRKSAPSSPTLDCEKMDSAVQASLSLPATPVGKSCENSFPSPKAIPNGFGTSPLTPSARISALNIVGDLLRKVGALESKLAACRNFAKDQATRKSYVSGNINSSMINSNGMKFCHSGHTTFYDKASDSLRISWGSQRL; encoded by the exons ATGGACTGTGAAGAAATCCCAGAGTTTTCAAGTCCAGAGGAGGAAACAGCGTACTGGAAGGAGTTGTCTTTGAAGTATAAACAAAG TTTCCAGGAGGCCCGTGAAGAGCTGGCAGAATTTCAAGAGGGCAGCAGAGAACtggaagcagagttggaagcccAGCTGGTACAGGCTGAACAGAGGAACCGAGACTTGCAAGCGGACAACCAAAGATTGAAGCAGGAAGTGGAAACTTTAAAG GAGAAGCTTGAGCATCAGTATGCACAGAACTACAAGCAAGTGTCAATGTTGGAAGATGACTTGGGCCAGACACGGGCAATTAAAGACCAGCTGCATAAATATGTGAGAGAGCTAGAGCAATCCAATGATGACCTCGAGCGTGCTAAAAG GGCCACAATTGTTTCCTTGGAAGACTTTGAACAAAGGCTAAATCAGGCCATAGAGAGAAATGCCTTTCTGGAAAGTGAGCTGGATGACAAGGAATCTCTGCTAGTTTCTGTACAAAGGCTGAAGGATGAAGCAAGAG ATTTAAGGCAAGAATTAGCAGTACGGGAAAGACAACAGGAAGTAACCCGCAAGTCAGCTCCTAGTTCCCCAACGCTCGACTGTGAGAAGATGGATTCAGCTGTCCAAGCTTCACTCTCACTGCCAGCAACACCTGTTGGGAAAAGCTGTGAGAACAGCTTTCCTTCTCCAAAAG CTATTCCCAATGGCTTTGGTACCAGTCCTCTTACTCCATCTGCCAGGATATCTGCTCTCAACATCGTGGGTGATCTCCTAAGGAAAGTGGGG GCTTTGGAATCCAAATTAGCTGCTTGTAGAAACTTTGCAAAGGACCAGGCAACACGGAAATCTTATGTTTCAGGGAACATAAACAGTAGCATGATCAACAGCAATGGCATGAAGTTCTGTCATTCAGGACATACGACATTCTACGACAAAGC GTCAGATTCCCTGCGTATTTCATGG GGCAGTCAACGGCTTTGA
- the NDEL1 gene encoding nuclear distribution protein nudE-like 1 isoform X1, with protein sequence MDCEEIPEFSSPEEETAYWKELSLKYKQSFQEAREELAEFQEGSRELEAELEAQLVQAEQRNRDLQADNQRLKQEVETLKEKLEHQYAQNYKQVSMLEDDLGQTRAIKDQLHKYVRELEQSNDDLERAKRATIVSLEDFEQRLNQAIERNAFLESELDDKESLLVSVQRLKDEARDLRQELAVRERQQEVTRKSAPSSPTLDCEKMDSAVQASLSLPATPVGKSCENSFPSPKAIPNGFGTSPLTPSARISALNIVGDLLRKVGALESKLAACRNFAKDQATRKSYVSGNINSSMINSNGMKFCHSGHTTFYDKAPCSLLPAPNCRWILKQPRMLVDPTQTAAAAAL encoded by the exons ATGGACTGTGAAGAAATCCCAGAGTTTTCAAGTCCAGAGGAGGAAACAGCGTACTGGAAGGAGTTGTCTTTGAAGTATAAACAAAG TTTCCAGGAGGCCCGTGAAGAGCTGGCAGAATTTCAAGAGGGCAGCAGAGAACtggaagcagagttggaagcccAGCTGGTACAGGCTGAACAGAGGAACCGAGACTTGCAAGCGGACAACCAAAGATTGAAGCAGGAAGTGGAAACTTTAAAG GAGAAGCTTGAGCATCAGTATGCACAGAACTACAAGCAAGTGTCAATGTTGGAAGATGACTTGGGCCAGACACGGGCAATTAAAGACCAGCTGCATAAATATGTGAGAGAGCTAGAGCAATCCAATGATGACCTCGAGCGTGCTAAAAG GGCCACAATTGTTTCCTTGGAAGACTTTGAACAAAGGCTAAATCAGGCCATAGAGAGAAATGCCTTTCTGGAAAGTGAGCTGGATGACAAGGAATCTCTGCTAGTTTCTGTACAAAGGCTGAAGGATGAAGCAAGAG ATTTAAGGCAAGAATTAGCAGTACGGGAAAGACAACAGGAAGTAACCCGCAAGTCAGCTCCTAGTTCCCCAACGCTCGACTGTGAGAAGATGGATTCAGCTGTCCAAGCTTCACTCTCACTGCCAGCAACACCTGTTGGGAAAAGCTGTGAGAACAGCTTTCCTTCTCCAAAAG CTATTCCCAATGGCTTTGGTACCAGTCCTCTTACTCCATCTGCCAGGATATCTGCTCTCAACATCGTGGGTGATCTCCTAAGGAAAGTGGGG GCTTTGGAATCCAAATTAGCTGCTTGTAGAAACTTTGCAAAGGACCAGGCAACACGGAAATCTTATGTTTCAGGGAACATAAACAGTAGCATGATCAACAGCAATGGCATGAAGTTCTGTCATTCAGGACATACGACATTCTACGACAAAGC ccCCTGTagtcttctccctgcccccaattgTCGCTGGATCCTGAAACAACCACGTATGCTTGTGGACCCAAcccaaactgctgctgctgccgccttatGA